A genomic window from Streptomyces mirabilis includes:
- the mrdA gene encoding penicillin-binding protein 2, with protein sequence MTNIPETGRTPRVQIRLVVIQILVLSLLGTLGGRLWYLQIRNGQEYAKEASGNHVQQVVQPAVRGSILDARGVPIADNETRLVVSASRTDLMKMKDDGKAVLTKLAGVLDMKPEDVIQKVRLCDAKTPQPCWNGSPYQPIPITDEATAKQALQIRERSEDFPGISAEPEAVRRYAAPGKANTAQVLGYLSPVTDAEITQAKDSSSPYLRSDQVGRSGLERQYDKELRGKAGVTRYEVDNLGRVIGKAKSDAAQSGSNLVTSIDSRVQRVAEYELDTAMKTARQQFDKITGENYKADSGAVVVMEAKTGRIVSMASAPTYDPNAWVGGISAKDYKALTGKNSDYPLLNRAIQGQSAPGSTFKVVSTAAAVEAGYEWDGGYPCTSSYSVGGQVFKNFEGENFGPISLGRALEVSCDTVFYGLADNEWKKDGGINPKKGEPKDYFFKAAHQFGLGKETGVDLPNEVTGRVPDRQWKQNYWKANKDVWCKSGKKDGDYVQKIAYENCLEGNKMREGDEINYSIGQGDTLVTPIQEAMIYGALANGGTIHTPTIGKAIVSADGKTVQEIKPKVKGRLPISEATLKGMDSALEGVVTRGTAAWKFGGWPQDKIALHAKTGTAEVYGKQTTSWFATYTKDYTVVMTIAQAGTGSGASGEAVRNIYNALYGVQADGSIDNSKALLPTPQKGLPKIQTDGSIDTPEISKDPVKDLQASESPSPGATDQQLPAGTTPSPTASNRNTRRRTDRPKKRRGTRILT encoded by the coding sequence GTGACCAACATTCCCGAGACCGGCAGGACCCCACGGGTACAGATCCGGCTCGTCGTCATCCAGATCCTCGTGCTCTCCCTCCTCGGTACCCTCGGCGGCCGTCTGTGGTACCTCCAGATCCGCAACGGCCAGGAGTACGCCAAGGAAGCCTCCGGCAACCACGTCCAGCAGGTCGTCCAGCCCGCCGTACGCGGCTCGATCCTCGACGCGCGCGGGGTGCCGATCGCCGACAACGAGACCCGGCTCGTGGTCTCCGCCTCGCGCACCGACCTGATGAAGATGAAGGACGACGGCAAGGCGGTCCTGACGAAGCTGGCCGGCGTGCTGGACATGAAGCCCGAGGACGTCATCCAGAAGGTCCGGCTGTGTGACGCGAAGACGCCGCAGCCCTGCTGGAACGGCTCCCCGTACCAGCCCATCCCCATCACCGACGAGGCCACCGCCAAGCAGGCCCTGCAGATCCGTGAGCGTTCCGAGGACTTCCCCGGCATCAGCGCCGAGCCCGAGGCCGTACGTCGCTACGCCGCCCCCGGCAAGGCCAACACCGCTCAGGTCCTCGGCTATCTCTCACCCGTCACGGACGCCGAGATCACCCAGGCCAAGGACAGCAGCTCGCCCTACCTCCGGTCCGACCAGGTCGGCCGCTCCGGCCTCGAGCGCCAGTACGACAAGGAGTTGCGCGGCAAGGCCGGCGTCACCCGTTACGAGGTCGACAACCTCGGCCGCGTGATCGGCAAGGCCAAGAGCGACGCGGCCCAGTCCGGCTCCAACCTCGTCACCAGCATCGACTCCCGCGTCCAGCGGGTCGCCGAGTACGAGCTGGACACGGCGATGAAGACCGCCCGCCAGCAGTTCGACAAGATCACCGGCGAGAACTACAAGGCCGACTCGGGCGCCGTCGTGGTGATGGAGGCCAAGACCGGCCGGATCGTCTCCATGGCGTCCGCCCCGACGTACGACCCGAACGCCTGGGTCGGCGGCATCTCCGCCAAGGACTACAAGGCCCTCACCGGAAAGAACTCCGACTACCCGCTCCTGAACAGGGCCATACAGGGTCAGTCCGCGCCCGGTTCGACCTTCAAGGTGGTCTCCACGGCCGCCGCGGTCGAGGCCGGCTACGAGTGGGACGGCGGCTACCCCTGCACCAGCTCGTACTCGGTGGGCGGCCAGGTCTTCAAGAACTTCGAGGGCGAGAACTTCGGCCCCATCTCGCTCGGCCGGGCCCTCGAGGTCTCGTGCGACACCGTCTTCTACGGCCTCGCGGACAACGAGTGGAAGAAGGACGGCGGCATCAACCCCAAGAAGGGGGAGCCGAAGGACTACTTCTTCAAGGCCGCCCACCAGTTCGGCCTCGGCAAGGAGACCGGCGTCGACCTGCCCAACGAGGTCACCGGCCGCGTCCCGGACCGCCAGTGGAAGCAGAACTACTGGAAGGCCAACAAGGACGTCTGGTGCAAGTCCGGCAAGAAGGACGGTGACTACGTCCAGAAGATCGCGTACGAGAACTGCCTCGAGGGCAACAAGATGCGCGAGGGTGACGAGATCAACTACTCCATCGGTCAGGGCGACACCCTCGTCACCCCGATCCAGGAGGCCATGATCTACGGGGCGCTCGCCAACGGCGGCACCATCCACACGCCGACCATCGGCAAGGCGATCGTCAGCGCCGACGGCAAGACCGTCCAGGAGATCAAGCCCAAGGTCAAGGGCAGGCTGCCGATCAGCGAGGCCACGCTCAAGGGCATGGACTCGGCCCTGGAAGGCGTCGTCACCCGTGGTACCGCCGCCTGGAAGTTCGGCGGCTGGCCGCAGGACAAGATCGCGCTGCACGCCAAGACCGGTACCGCCGAGGTCTACGGCAAGCAGACCACGTCCTGGTTCGCCACGTACACCAAGGACTACACGGTCGTCATGACCATCGCCCAGGCCGGTACGGGCTCCGGCGCCTCCGGTGAGGCCGTGCGCAACATCTACAACGCGCTGTACGGCGTCCAGGCCGACGGCTCCATCGACAACTCGAAGGCCCTCCTCCCCACCCCCCAGAAGGGCCTCCCGAAGATCCAGACGGACGGTTCGATCGACACCCCGGAGATCTCCAAGGACCCCGTCAAGGACCTCCAGGCCAGCGAGTCGCCCTCGCCCGGAGCCACCGACCAGCAGCTGCCCGCGGGCACCACGCCGTCCCCGACGGCCAGTAACCGGAACACCCGAAGGCGTACGGACCGTCCGAAGAAGCGGCGGGGGACGAGGATCCTGACATGA
- the mreD gene encoding rod shape-determining protein MreD, which produces MRFNRMLLSATLVVVALVIQVSVLARLHLPGAVPDLVLLTVLALAMVYGHVGGALIGFGAGLLADLAPPADHAAGRYALVLCVIGYLAGLAKPENGQLKSATGPMAVVVAAAVGSTLLYAGVGALVGDTAARHVGLGSLLFTAALYDLLLAPFVVPGLMALARRSESNPLADSNSAKAADVSSGWLASGTGLRIGSQRGHRVKAARARVARAGRIKGVKRL; this is translated from the coding sequence ATGCGTTTCAATCGGATGCTGCTCTCCGCCACCCTGGTGGTGGTCGCCCTGGTGATCCAGGTGAGCGTCCTCGCCCGTCTCCATCTCCCGGGTGCCGTCCCGGACCTCGTCCTGCTCACCGTGCTGGCCCTCGCCATGGTCTACGGCCATGTCGGCGGCGCCCTCATCGGCTTCGGCGCCGGCCTGCTCGCCGACCTCGCCCCGCCCGCCGACCACGCCGCCGGGCGCTACGCCCTCGTGCTGTGCGTCATCGGCTATCTCGCGGGGCTGGCGAAGCCGGAGAACGGCCAGCTCAAGTCGGCGACCGGCCCGATGGCCGTGGTCGTCGCCGCCGCGGTCGGCTCCACCCTGCTGTACGCCGGTGTCGGCGCCCTCGTCGGTGACACCGCCGCCCGCCATGTGGGCCTGGGCAGCCTGCTGTTCACGGCCGCCCTGTACGACCTGCTGCTCGCGCCGTTCGTGGTCCCGGGGCTGATGGCCCTGGCCCGGCGCTCCGAGAGCAATCCGCTCGCCGATTCCAACAGCGCCAAGGCCGCCGACGTCTCCTCGGGCTGGCTGGCCTCCGGTACCGGCCTGCGCATCGGCAGCCAGCGCGGCCACCGGGTCAAGGCCGCCCGCGCCCGCGTCGCCCGCGCGGGGCGCATCAAGGGGGTCAAGCGCCTGTGA
- the mreC gene encoding rod shape-determining protein MreC, whose amino-acid sequence MRDTRESRLLLVLLIAIAFALITVDIRGGQDSPVQGARQAAAAAFGPIENGVSSAVNPVGNAIAAVRDSDSRHDRIAQLEHDNTALKAKLGSGDRNRSRLNQLDKMLKMAGAGQYGIKGAEVIAIGAAQGFSWTVTIDVGSKDGIQRDMTVLNGDGLVGRVTTVGPDTATVLLANDPDFTVGTRMESSDELGFASGQGDRPLRVEMLNGKAKIKKGDRLVTFGSQADKPFVPGVPVGVVSRVDPSGGDLTRTIYVTSYVAFSKLDIVGVVVEAPRKDPRDTVLPAKPKPTPTPTVTVTVTPSASAPVTGQTP is encoded by the coding sequence GTGAGGGACACACGAGAGAGCCGGCTGCTCCTGGTGCTGCTGATCGCCATCGCGTTCGCTCTGATCACGGTGGACATCCGTGGTGGACAGGACTCACCGGTCCAGGGTGCCCGCCAAGCCGCCGCGGCGGCCTTCGGCCCGATCGAGAACGGGGTGTCCTCCGCGGTCAACCCCGTCGGCAACGCGATCGCCGCGGTCCGCGACTCGGACAGCCGGCACGATCGCATCGCCCAACTCGAGCACGACAACACGGCGCTGAAGGCCAAGCTCGGCAGCGGCGACCGCAATCGCAGCCGTCTGAACCAGCTCGACAAGATGCTGAAGATGGCCGGCGCCGGGCAGTACGGCATCAAGGGCGCCGAGGTCATCGCCATAGGAGCCGCCCAGGGCTTCTCCTGGACCGTGACCATCGACGTCGGCAGCAAGGACGGCATCCAGCGCGACATGACGGTCCTGAACGGCGACGGACTCGTCGGCCGCGTGACCACCGTCGGTCCGGACACCGCCACGGTGCTGCTCGCCAACGACCCCGATTTCACCGTCGGTACGCGGATGGAGTCCAGCGACGAGCTCGGCTTCGCCTCCGGTCAGGGCGACCGCCCGCTGCGGGTGGAGATGCTCAACGGCAAGGCGAAGATCAAGAAGGGGGACCGGCTGGTCACCTTCGGCTCGCAGGCCGACAAGCCCTTCGTGCCCGGCGTCCCGGTCGGCGTGGTGTCCCGTGTCGACCCGTCAGGCGGCGACCTGACCCGCACGATCTACGTCACGTCGTACGTCGCGTTCTCGAAGCTCGACATCGTCGGTGTCGTCGTAGAGGCCCCCCGCAAGGACCCACGTGACACGGTGCTGCCGGCCAAGCCCAAACCGACGCCCACGCCGACCGTGACCGTGACGGTCACCCCCTCGGCGTCCGCGCCCGTCACCGGCCAGACGCCGTAG
- a CDS encoding rod shape-determining protein gives MSFIGRDMAVDLGTANTLVYVRGRGIVLNEPSVVAINTNTGGILAVGAEAKKMIGRTPGNIVAVRPLKDGVIADFEITERMLRYFILKIHKRRYLARPRVVVCVPSGITGVERRAVIEASSQAGARQVHIIEEPMAAAIGSGLPVHEATGNMVVDIGGGTTEVAVISLGGIVTAQSIRVAGDELDNAIIQHIKKEYSLLLGERTAEQIKITIGSAYDLDNDEHTEIRGRDLVSGLPKTVVISAAEVRKAIEEPVNAIVDAVKTTLDKCPPELSGDVMDRGIVLTGGGALLRGLDERLRRETGMPIHIAEDPLDSVALGSGKCVEEFEALQQVLDAQPRR, from the coding sequence ATGTCGTTCATCGGCCGTGACATGGCTGTCGACCTCGGGACCGCCAACACGCTGGTGTACGTCAGGGGTCGCGGGATTGTACTCAACGAGCCGTCCGTCGTCGCGATCAACACCAACACCGGTGGCATCCTCGCGGTCGGCGCGGAGGCGAAGAAGATGATCGGGCGGACCCCCGGCAACATCGTTGCCGTGCGCCCGCTGAAGGACGGTGTCATCGCCGACTTCGAGATCACCGAGCGCATGCTCCGCTATTTCATCCTGAAGATCCACAAGCGGCGCTATCTCGCCCGCCCCCGTGTCGTCGTCTGTGTGCCCTCGGGCATCACGGGTGTCGAGCGCCGTGCCGTCATCGAGGCGTCGTCCCAGGCCGGCGCCCGCCAGGTGCACATCATCGAGGAGCCCATGGCCGCGGCCATCGGGTCCGGCCTGCCGGTCCACGAGGCCACGGGCAACATGGTGGTGGACATCGGCGGCGGCACCACGGAGGTCGCGGTCATCTCGCTCGGCGGCATCGTCACCGCCCAGTCCATCCGCGTCGCGGGCGACGAGCTGGACAACGCGATCATCCAGCACATCAAGAAGGAGTACAGCCTCCTCCTCGGTGAGCGCACCGCCGAACAGATCAAGATCACGATCGGTTCGGCGTACGACCTGGACAACGACGAGCACACCGAAATCCGCGGCCGGGATCTCGTCTCCGGGCTGCCCAAGACCGTTGTCATCTCCGCGGCCGAGGTCCGCAAGGCGATCGAGGAACCGGTCAACGCGATCGTCGACGCAGTGAAGACGACGCTCGACAAGTGCCCGCCGGAGCTTTCGGGTGACGTGATGGACCGCGGAATCGTTCTGACGGGCGGCGGGGCGCTGCTGCGCGGGCTCGACGAGCGCCTGCGCCGCGAGACCGGTATGCCGATCCACATCGCCGAGGATCCGCTGGACAGCGTGGCGCTCGGGTCCGGCAAGTGTGTCGAGGAATTCGAGGCGCTCCAGCAGGTTCTGGACGCCCAGCCGCGCAGATGA
- the ndk gene encoding nucleoside-diphosphate kinase — MSQRTLVLLKPDAVRRGLTGEIISRIERKAGWQITALELRTLDQDTLEQHYGEHKGKPFYEPLVEFMASGPVVALVVEGERVIEGVRALAGPTDPIAAAPGSIRGDYGVIVRENLIHASDSEESAERELKIFFPGRV; from the coding sequence GTGAGCCAGCGCACCCTCGTCCTCCTCAAGCCCGACGCCGTCCGTCGCGGTCTGACCGGCGAGATCATCAGCCGTATCGAGCGCAAGGCCGGCTGGCAGATCACCGCGCTGGAGCTGCGCACGCTGGACCAGGACACGCTGGAGCAGCACTACGGCGAGCACAAGGGCAAGCCGTTCTACGAGCCGCTGGTGGAGTTCATGGCGTCCGGCCCGGTCGTGGCGCTGGTCGTCGAGGGCGAGCGGGTCATCGAGGGCGTGCGCGCGCTCGCCGGCCCCACCGACCCCATCGCCGCCGCCCCCGGTTCCATCCGCGGCGACTACGGTGTGATCGTCCGCGAGAACCTGATCCACGCCTCCGACTCCGAGGAGTCCGCCGAGCGCGAGCTGAAGATCTTCTTCCCCGGCCGCGTCTGA
- a CDS encoding DUF4233 domain-containing protein, producing MRTLCASTLIGEFFVIGFAGLVAMKDPDLSMATVWTVSGIFMAVSVLLCGMITRPGGVQLGWALQIALIASGFVVGSMFFLGAIFAALWWASVHYGRKIDEAKARFAAQAEAGGNPA from the coding sequence GTGCGTACGCTCTGTGCTTCCACTCTGATCGGCGAGTTCTTCGTCATCGGCTTCGCCGGGCTCGTCGCCATGAAGGATCCCGATCTGTCCATGGCCACGGTGTGGACGGTCAGCGGGATCTTCATGGCGGTGAGTGTGCTGCTCTGCGGGATGATCACCCGGCCCGGGGGTGTCCAGCTCGGCTGGGCCCTGCAGATCGCGCTGATCGCCAGCGGGTTCGTCGTGGGGTCGATGTTCTTCCTGGGGGCGATCTTCGCCGCGCTGTGGTGGGCTTCGGTGCACTACGGGCGGAAGATCGACGAGGCCAAGGCGAGGTTCGCTGCGCAGGCGGAGGCGGGCGGGAACCCGGCATAG
- the folC gene encoding bifunctional tetrahydrofolate synthase/dihydrofolate synthase: MSSPHDSSEPDEPDPSDPHALFDEIIAAETDRDPDLAVIEAGSRTLRTRGADAGRQADVPGRPADPEVDKALRAVESELAGRWGETKLEPSVSRIAALMDVLGEPQRAYPSIHITGTNGKTSTARMIEALLGAFDLRTGRYTSPHVQSITERISLDGDPISAERFIETYNDIKPYIEMVDGQQEYRLSFFEVLTGMAYAAFADSPVDVAVVEVGMGGSWDATNVIDGDVAVVTPIDLDHTDRLGETPGEIATEKAGIIKQDATVILAQQPVDAAQVLLKKAVEVDATVAREGLEFGVVARQVAVGGQLITLRGLGGEYEEIFLPLHGPYQAHNAAVALAAVEAFFGVGAAHAQRLDIDTVRKAFAAVTSPGRLEVVRRSPTVVLDAAHNPAGARATAEAVGEAFDFSRLIGVVGASGDKNVQGLLEAFEPIFAEVVITQNSSHRAMDADELAGIAVEIFGDERVQVEPRLDDAIEAAITLAEEEGEYAGGGVLVTGSVITVGEARLLLGRG, translated from the coding sequence GTGAGCTCCCCGCACGACAGCAGCGAGCCGGACGAGCCGGACCCCAGCGACCCGCACGCCCTCTTCGACGAGATCATCGCGGCCGAGACCGACCGCGACCCCGACCTCGCGGTGATCGAGGCCGGCAGCCGCACCCTGCGCACCCGGGGCGCCGACGCGGGCCGGCAGGCCGACGTGCCCGGCCGCCCCGCCGACCCCGAGGTCGACAAGGCGCTGCGCGCGGTGGAGTCCGAGCTCGCCGGCCGCTGGGGCGAGACCAAACTGGAGCCCTCCGTCAGCCGGATCGCCGCGCTGATGGACGTCCTGGGCGAGCCCCAGCGCGCGTACCCCTCGATCCACATCACGGGCACGAACGGCAAGACCTCCACCGCCCGCATGATCGAGGCCCTCCTCGGCGCCTTCGACCTGCGCACCGGCCGGTACACCAGCCCCCACGTCCAGTCGATCACCGAGCGGATCAGCCTCGACGGCGACCCGATCTCCGCCGAGCGGTTCATCGAGACGTACAACGACATCAAGCCGTACATCGAGATGGTCGACGGCCAGCAGGAGTACCGGCTGTCGTTCTTCGAGGTGCTCACCGGCATGGCGTACGCCGCCTTCGCGGACAGCCCCGTCGACGTCGCCGTCGTCGAGGTCGGCATGGGCGGCAGCTGGGACGCCACCAACGTGATCGACGGGGACGTCGCCGTCGTCACCCCGATCGACCTCGACCACACCGACCGGCTCGGCGAGACGCCCGGCGAGATCGCCACCGAGAAGGCCGGCATCATCAAGCAGGACGCGACGGTGATCCTGGCGCAGCAGCCGGTGGACGCCGCTCAGGTGCTGTTGAAGAAGGCCGTGGAAGTCGACGCGACCGTGGCCCGTGAGGGCCTGGAGTTCGGGGTCGTCGCCCGGCAGGTCGCCGTCGGCGGGCAGCTGATCACACTGCGCGGGCTCGGCGGGGAGTACGAGGAGATCTTCCTGCCGCTGCACGGCCCCTACCAGGCGCACAACGCCGCCGTGGCGCTCGCAGCGGTCGAGGCGTTCTTCGGCGTCGGCGCGGCGCACGCCCAGCGGCTCGACATCGACACCGTGCGGAAGGCGTTCGCCGCCGTCACCTCGCCGGGCCGCCTCGAGGTCGTACGGCGCTCACCGACCGTCGTCCTGGACGCCGCGCACAACCCGGCGGGCGCCCGTGCCACCGCCGAGGCCGTGGGCGAGGCCTTCGACTTCAGCCGGCTGATCGGGGTCGTCGGCGCGAGCGGCGACAAGAACGTACAGGGGCTGCTCGAGGCCTTCGAGCCGATCTTCGCCGAGGTCGTGATCACCCAGAACTCCAGCCATCGCGCGATGGACGCCGACGAACTCGCCGGGATCGCCGTCGAGATCTTCGGCGACGAGCGGGTGCAGGTGGAGCCGCGGCTCGACGACGCGATCGAGGCGGCGATCACGCTGGCCGAGGAGGAGGGCGAGTACGCGGGCGGCGGCGTTCTCGTGACCGGCTCCGTCATCACCGTCGGCGAGGCCCGACTGCTCCTGGGGAGGGGCTGA